A part of Salvelinus alpinus chromosome 23, SLU_Salpinus.1, whole genome shotgun sequence genomic DNA contains:
- the LOC139550923 gene encoding eukaryotic translation initiation factor 4 gamma 1-like isoform X2, whose amino-acid sequence MNKPPQPITGPTSVPHPSPSPGLTQAAYAPGQPPSLVFATPPPQQMNSSPQPRQGGYRALQPYYANRATMPTSAPRVQTSSGPRPVGPTHVYQPSSQMMMIPGQQLSFAGSPQGYFIPPGQYRAPYMPPSPQYPVTSGTAGFYPGTSPAEYPTYAGAYYPAQPQYSHTPPVQTAPVMISPAQPQQQALPPQPPPSQPPAPKRERIAIRIRDPNQGGRDITEEIMSGGRATSTPPSQFSTAEGEGPSQTNGEVTKPVTMMTRTDDNTEPTVSKTMAAVTPPPALVTPEPATVPAEAKQEKDSQEAPPTEQIVSQLAVPTAAGKAEEAIPPEEDQAPPTSPSPPAAPTSPPPVEVQTPPPTTTIAQVSDTVDAGVSLAGKAVTPEAPPIEEEPSAAPSAVEKPPALVAEKEEAENKKEEVVVVEEENVEKVMEEPVLTTKPEVVAPVTVAIAKEHTKPAPRPLTPVAKATITHSAPAVKPVVSVEAPTKTESVVEPTAPKQENAAAVPVSAPVPAVTPSVPEAEPAMAQKSEAQTPLSNGLPQEYPDEVDAPVPAQERTAMPNTEPAAPTPQETASPAAAAVAEEGEKEEKEEDAATVPLASSPSEDTSMQAAVSVPKKKRNMKELNKKEAIGDMLDAFKEEEAAAAAPEPLSTPAEPSPVAPPPLATADAPDETWEEKEDKQNADTPPLKPGDLKYQYKGEQWKPIDPEDKKRYDREFLLGFRYIGASMNKPEGLPLICDVVLDKANKTPMRPAEPGRNMMNAGPDFTPAFMGNLGRQSSGGGGGGPRGPGRDHMGPPGPRRSQQGQRKEPRKIIISSSLGGDVELNKAEKAWKPAVKMAGSRAPGPEEEESDDPEQAKTQELFKRVRSILNKLTPQMFQQLMKQVTELTIDTEERLKGVIDLIFEKAISEPNFSVAYANMCRCLMGLKVPTTDKPGVTVNFRKLLLNRCQKEFEKDQDDDVIFEAKQKEMEAAKEEDKAGLKAALEDAKDKARRRSLGNIKFIGELFKLKMLTEAIMHDCIVKLVKNHDEESLECLCRLLSTIGKDLDFEKAKPRMDQYFAQMDKIIKEKKTSSRIRFMLQDVIDLRRSGWVPRRGEQGPKTIDQIHKDAEREEQMQLVKVQQQLMSRNDSGGGGGGGGGRGGGGSGGGGGGRDGRGGDRDRGGRDQGGRGGQHGGQGARGSQPQDEGWNTVPISTKNRPIDTSRLSKITKPGALDFNNQLLAPQLGGKGMWGSWGKGSSGGTTGAKPAAGAEPAAETGRPATGNRFSALQQSAPPVSSSDADRRVPQRSSSSRDRGGDRDRFDRFERRDSSRDARPPVTKRSFSRETEERRSDSRTPTEPPVRRVASMSDDRNRGSRDRGGSGSRDRAPSKEAVVKRETGPTPPPAAPAKPAMTEEELDKKSRAIIEEYLHLNDMKEALQCVGELNSAPLLFVFVRNGLEDTLERSAIARERMGLLLHSLLKAGTLPTTQYYKGLQEILEVAEDMAIDIPHIWQYLAELITPMLHDGGIPMGQLFREISKPLIPLGKAGLLLVQILNLLCKGMTHKKVGGLWMEAGLNWRDFLPEDEDVNKFVTEQKIEFTLGEESDETNQKKPMSGEELSKHLDRLIQDKANNQRIRDWVEANLDEQQAAANQFVRALMTSICQSAVICENPYKVDVEQITQRAKLLQRYLSDEHRELQALYALQGLMVHMEQPANLLRMFFDALYDEDVIKEEAFYRWESSKDPAEQTGKGVALKSVTAFFTWLREAEEESDKD is encoded by the exons ATGAACAAACCACCGCAGCCTATAACGGGACCCACCTCTGTCCcacacccctccccctcccctggaCTGACACAG GCTGCCTATGCCCCAGGACAGCCCCCTTCTCTCGTCTTCGCCACCCCACCACCTCAACAAATGAACTCTTCACCGCAACCGCGACAG GGCGGATACAGGGCACTGCAG ccCTACTATGCCAACAGGGCCACCATGCCCACCAGTGCCCCCCGGGTCCAGACCAGCAGCGGGCCTCGTCCGGTGGGTCCCACCCACGTCTACCAGCCCAGCTCACAGATGATGATGATCCCTGGGCAGCAGCTGTCCTTTGCTGGGTCCCCTCAGGGCTACTTCATCCCCCCTGGACAG taccGGGCTCCCTACATGCCACCCAGTCCACAATACCCCGTGACCAGCGGCACGGCAGGCTTCTACCCAGGAACCAGCCCGGCTGAATACCCCACCTATG caGGTGCCTACTACCCGGCCCAGCCCCAGTACAGCCACACACCCCCTGTCCAAACGGCGCCTGTCATGATAAGCCCGGCCCAGCCCCAGCAACAGGCCCTGCCCCCTCAGCCGCCGCCGAGCCAACCACCGGCACCCAAGAGGGAGCGCATAGCG ATCAGAATACGAGACCCCAACCAGGGGGGCCGCGATATCACAGAGGAGATCATGTCCGGGGGAAGGGCCACCTCCACCCCCCCATCACAG TTTTCCACTGCAGAGGGAGAAGGTCCTTCCCAGACCAACGGAGAAGTTACAAAGCCCGTCACTATGATGACGAGAACAG ATGACAACACGGAACCCACAGTTTCCAAAACGATGGCCGCCGTGACCCCGCCTCCTGCGTTGGTGACCCCAGAGCCTGCCACCGTCCCAGCTGAGGCCAAACAGGAAAAAGATAGCCAGGAAGCCCCACCTACCGAACAGATCGTCAGCCAATTGGCTGTCCCCACGGCTGCGGGGAAGGCCGAGGAGGCCATTCCACCAGAGGAAGACCAGGCccctcccacctccccctcccccccggcAGCTCCTACCTCCCCTCCCCCTGTAGAGGTGCAGACaccaccccccaccaccaccatcgcTCAGGTCAGCGACACGGTGGATGCCGGTGTGAGCCTGGCGGGAAAGGCAGTGACTCCCGAAGCTCCTCCCATTGAGGAAGAGCCATCGGCCGCCCCATCAGCCGTCGAGAAGCCTCCTGCCCTGGTAGCGgagaaagaggaggcagagaataAAAAGGAAGAAGtagtagtggtggaggaggagaatgtAGAGAAGGTAATGGAGGAGCCTGTGCTTACCACCAAGCCAGAGGTAGTGGCGCCTGTTACGGTGGCGATCGCTAAAGAACACACTAAACCCGCTCCACGACCTTTGACCCCCGTTGCCAAGGCAACGATCACACACTCCGCCCCGGCCGTGAAGCCGGTGGTGTCTGTGGAAGCACCCACTAAAACTGAGAGCGTGGTCGAGCCGACAGCGCCAAAACAGGAAAATGCTGCTGCTGTGCCCGTGTCTGCCCCTGTTCCTGCCGTCACTCCCTCTGTCCCGGAGGCGGAGCCCGCCATGGCCCAGAAGAGCGAGGCGCAGACGCCACTGTCCAACGGCCTCCCCCAGGAGTACCCCGACGAGGTAGACGCCCCCGTGCCCGCACAAGAGCGGACAGCAATGCCCAACACAGAGCCTGCCGCTCCCACACCTCAGGAAACTGCTAGCCCTGCAGCTGCTGCCGTggcagaggagggggagaaggaggagaaagaggaggatgcagcCACAGTGCCGTTGGCCAGTAGCCCTTCAGAGGACACGTCTATGCAAG CTGCTGTGTCTGTGCCAAAGAAGAAGAGGAACATGAAGGAGCTGAACAAGAAGGAAGCCATTGGAGACATGCTGGATGCCTTCAAAGAG GAGGAGGCGGCAGCGGCTGCCCCCGAGCCCTTGTCCACTCCGGCGGAGCCCAGCCCTGTGGCCCCTCCCCCTTTGGCGACCGCCGACGCGCCAGACGAGAcgtgggaggagaaggaggacaagcAGAACGCTGACACGCCCCCGCTCAAACCAGGCGACCTCAAGTACCAGTACAAAGGAG AGCAATGGAAGCCTATCGACCCGGAGGATAAGAAGAGGTACGACAGGGAGTTCCTGCTGGGCTTCCGGTACATTGGTGCCAGCATGAACAAGCCCGAGGGCCTGCCTCTTATCTGCGATGTGGTGTTGGATAAG gctaATAAGACTCCCATGCGCCCAGCGGAGCCGGGTCGCAACATGATGAACGCCGGGCCAGACTTCACCCCCGCCTTCATGGGTAACCTGGGCAGACAGTCCTCCGGAGGTGGGGGAGGGGGACCACGGGGCCCTGGAAGGGACCATATGGGA ccCCCAGGACCCCGGCGCTCCCAGCAGGGCCAGCGCAAGGAGCCCCGCAAGATCATCATCTCCTCATCGCTAGGTGGCGACGTGGAGCTCAACAAGGCAGAGAAAGCCTGGAAGCCCGCGGTGAAGATGGCGGGGAGCCGCGCGCCCGGCCccgaggaggaggagagcgacGACCCCGAGCAGGCCAAGACCCAGGAGCTGTTCAAGAGGGTCCGCTCCATCCTCAACAAGCTGACCCCTCAGATGTTCCAGCAGCTGATGAAACAGGTCACAGAGCTGACCATCGACACGGAGGAGAGGCTGAAGGGAGTGATCGATCTCATATTTGAGAAGGCCATCTCCGAGCCCAACTTCTCCGTGGCCTACGCCAACATGTGCCGCTGCCTTATGGGG TTGAAAGTGCCCACCACAGACAAGCCGGGGGTGACTGTGAACTTCCGTAAGCTGCTGCTGAACCGCTGTCAGAAGGAGTTTGAGAAGGACCAGGACGATGACGTGATCTTTGAGGCCAAACAGAAGGAGATGGAGGCCGCCAAAGAG GAGGACAAAGCCGGTTTGAAGGCGGCGCTGGAGGATGCGAAGGACAAGGCGCGCCGGCGGTCGCTGGGCAACATCAAGTTCATCGGCGAGCTGTTCAAGCTGAAGATGCTGACGGAGGCCATCATGCACGACTGCATCGTCAAGCTGGTGAAGAACCACGACGAGGAGTCGCTGGAGTGCCTCTGTAGACTGCTGTCCACCATCGGCAAGGACCTGGACTTTGAGAAGGCCAAG CCTCGTATGGACCAGTACTTTGCCCAGATGGACAAGATCATCAAGGAGAAGAAGACCTCGTCCAGGATCCGCTTCATGCTGCAGGACGTCATCGACCTCAGACGG agCGGCTGGGTGCCCCGGCGAGGGGAGCAGGGCCCTAAGACCATAGACCAGATCCACAAGGACGCTGAGCGAGAGGAGCAAATGCAGCTGGTCAAGGTCCAACAGCAGCTTATGTCAAGGAAtgacagtggtggtggtggaggaggtggtggtggaagaggaggaggtggtagcggtggtggtggaggaggaagagacgggAGGGGGGGAGACCgagacagaggaggaagagatCAGGGGGGCCGTGGGGGCCAGCACGGCGGCCAGGGGGCTAGgggcagccagccccaggacgaAGGCTGGAACACAGTGCCCATCTCCACCAAGAACAGACCCATCGATACCAGCCGGCTCAGCAAGATCACCAAG cctggtGCTCTGGACTTCAACAACCAGCTCCTTGCGCCCCAGCTCGGGGGTAAGGGCATGTGGGGCAGCTGGGGCAAGGGCAGCAGTGGAGGCACCACAGGAGCCAAGCCTGCCGCCGGAGCTGAACCAG CAGCGGAGACTGGCCGTCCGGCCACTGGCAACCGTTTCTCTGCCTTGCAGCAGTCTGCTCCACCAGTGTCGTCCTCCGACGCTGACCGCAGGGTCCCCCAGAG GTCCAGCTCCAGTCGTGACCGCGGCGGGGACCGGGACAGGTTCGACCGCTTCGAGCGGCGCGACAGCAGTCGGGACGCCCGCCCGCCTGTCACCAAGCGCAGCTTCAGCCGCGAGACAGAGGAGCGTAGGAGCGATAGTCGCACCCCTACGGAACCCCCCGTCCGGCGTGTAGCCAGCATGTCTGACGACCGGAACAGAGGCAGCCGAGACCGAGGAGGCAGTGGTAGCCGGGACAGGGCTCCTAGTAAGGAGGCTGTTG TGAAGCGTGAGACAGGCCCCACCCCTCCCCCCGCTGCTCCGGCCAAACCGGCCATGACCGAGGAGGAGCTGGACAAGAAGTCCAGAGCCATCATTGAGGAGTACCTCCACCTCAACGACatgaag GAGGCGCTGCAGTGTGTAGGGGAGTTGAACAGCGCCCCGCTGCTCTTTGTGTTTGTGCGGAACGGCCTGGAGGACACTCTGGAGCGCAGCGCCATCGCCAGGGAACGGATGGGCCTGCTGCTGCATTCACTCCTCAAGGCTGGCACCCTGCCCACAACACAGTACTACAAGGG GCTCCAGGAGATCCTGGAGGTGGCTGAGGATATGGCCATAGACATCCCCCACATCTGGCAATACCTGGCTGAGCTCATCACTCCCATGCTTCATGACGGAGGCATCCCCATGGGACAGCTCTTCAG GGAGATCTCCAAGCCCCTGATTCCCTTGGGTAAGGCTGGTCTGCTGCTGGTGCAGATTCTCAACTTACTCTGCAAAGGAATG ACCCATAAGAAGGTGGGTGGTCTGTGGATGGAAGCAGGGCTCAACTGGAGAGACTTCCTGCCAGAGGATGAGGACGTCAATAAGTTTGTGACTGAACAG AAAATTGAGTTTACCCTGGGGGAGGAGTCGGATGAGACCAATCAGAAGAAGCCCATGAGTGGGGAGGAGCTTAGCAAACATCTGGACAGACTGATCCAGGACAAGGCTAACAACCAGCGCATCAGAGACTGggtcgag GCCAACCTGGACGAACAGCAGGCGGCTGCCAACCAGTTTGTGCGTGCTCTGATGACCTCCATTTGCCAGTCAGCTGTTATAT gTGAGAACCCGTACAAAGTGGACGTGGAGCAGATTACCCAGAGGGCCAAGCTGCTGCAGCGGTACCTGAGTGACGAGCATAGGGAGCTGCAGGCCCTTTACGCCCTCCAGGGCCTCATGGTGCACATGGAGCAACCGGCCA ATCTGCTGCGGATGTTCTTTGACGCGCTGTACGACGAGGACGTGATCAAAGAGGAGGCCTTCTACAGGTGGGAGTCCAGCAAAGACCCCGCAGAGCAGACCGGCAAGGGCGTGGCCCTTAAGTCGGTCACCGCCTTCTTCACCTGGCTCCGTGAGGCCGAAGAGGAGTCCGACAAGGACTAA
- the LOC139550923 gene encoding eukaryotic translation initiation factor 4 gamma 1-like isoform X3 — translation MNKPPQPITGPTSVPHPSPSPGLTQAAYAPGQPPSLVFATPPPQQMNSSPQPRQPYYANRATMPTSAPRVQTSSGPRPVGPTHVYQPSSQMMMIPGQQLSFAGSPQGYFIPPGQYRAPYMPPSPQYPVTSGTAGFYPGTSPAEYPTYAGAYYPAQPQYSHTPPVQTAPVMISPAQPQQQALPPQPPPSQPPAPKRERIAIRIRDPNQGGRDITEEIMSGGRATSTPPSQFSTAEGEGPSQTNGEVTKPVTMMTRTDDNTEPTVSKTMAAVTPPPALVTPEPATVPAEAKQEKDSQEAPPTEQIVSQLAVPTAAGKAEEAIPPEEDQAPPTSPSPPAAPTSPPPVEVQTPPPTTTIAQVSDTVDAGVSLAGKAVTPEAPPIEEEPSAAPSAVEKPPALVAEKEEAENKKEEVVVVEEENVEKVMEEPVLTTKPEVVAPVTVAIAKEHTKPAPRPLTPVAKATITHSAPAVKPVVSVEAPTKTESVVEPTAPKQENAAAVPVSAPVPAVTPSVPEAEPAMAQKSEAQTPLSNGLPQEYPDEVDAPVPAQERTAMPNTEPAAPTPQETASPAAAAVAEEGEKEEKEEDAATVPLASSPSEDTSMQAAVSVPKKKRNMKELNKKEAIGDMLDAFKEEEAAAAAPEPLSTPAEPSPVAPPPLATADAPDETWEEKEDKQNADTPPLKPGDLKYQYKGEQWKPIDPEDKKRYDREFLLGFRYIGASMNKPEGLPLICDVVLDKANKTPMRPAEPGRNMMNAGPDFTPAFMGNLGRQSSGGGGGGPRGPGRDHMGPPGPRRSQQGQRKEPRKIIISSSLGGDVELNKAEKAWKPAVKMAGSRAPGPEEEESDDPEQAKTQELFKRVRSILNKLTPQMFQQLMKQVTELTIDTEERLKGVIDLIFEKAISEPNFSVAYANMCRCLMGLKVPTTDKPGVTVNFRKLLLNRCQKEFEKDQDDDVIFEAKQKEMEAAKEEDKAGLKAALEDAKDKARRRSLGNIKFIGELFKLKMLTEAIMHDCIVKLVKNHDEESLECLCRLLSTIGKDLDFEKAKPRMDQYFAQMDKIIKEKKTSSRIRFMLQDVIDLRRSGWVPRRGEQGPKTIDQIHKDAEREEQMQLVKVQQQLMSRNDSGGGGGGGGGRGGGGSGGGGGGRDGRGGDRDRGGRDQGGRGGQHGGQGARGSQPQDEGWNTVPISTKNRPIDTSRLSKITKPGALDFNNQLLAPQLGGKGMWGSWGKGSSGGTTGAKPAAGAEPAAETGRPATGNRFSALQQSAPPVSSSDADRRVPQRSSSSRDRGGDRDRFDRFERRDSSRDARPPVTKRSFSRETEERRSDSRTPTEPPVRRVASMSDDRNRGSRDRGGSGSRDRAPSKEAVVKRETGPTPPPAAPAKPAMTEEELDKKSRAIIEEYLHLNDMKEALQCVGELNSAPLLFVFVRNGLEDTLERSAIARERMGLLLHSLLKAGTLPTTQYYKGLQEILEVAEDMAIDIPHIWQYLAELITPMLHDGGIPMGQLFREISKPLIPLGKAGLLLVQILNLLCKGMTHKKVGGLWMEAGLNWRDFLPEDEDVNKFVTEQKIEFTLGEESDETNQKKPMSGEELSKHLDRLIQDKANNQRIRDWVEANLDEQQAAANQFVRALMTSICQSAVICENPYKVDVEQITQRAKLLQRYLSDEHRELQALYALQGLMVHMEQPANLLRMFFDALYDEDVIKEEAFYRWESSKDPAEQTGKGVALKSVTAFFTWLREAEEESDKD, via the exons ATGAACAAACCACCGCAGCCTATAACGGGACCCACCTCTGTCCcacacccctccccctcccctggaCTGACACAG GCTGCCTATGCCCCAGGACAGCCCCCTTCTCTCGTCTTCGCCACCCCACCACCTCAACAAATGAACTCTTCACCGCAACCGCGACAG ccCTACTATGCCAACAGGGCCACCATGCCCACCAGTGCCCCCCGGGTCCAGACCAGCAGCGGGCCTCGTCCGGTGGGTCCCACCCACGTCTACCAGCCCAGCTCACAGATGATGATGATCCCTGGGCAGCAGCTGTCCTTTGCTGGGTCCCCTCAGGGCTACTTCATCCCCCCTGGACAG taccGGGCTCCCTACATGCCACCCAGTCCACAATACCCCGTGACCAGCGGCACGGCAGGCTTCTACCCAGGAACCAGCCCGGCTGAATACCCCACCTATG caGGTGCCTACTACCCGGCCCAGCCCCAGTACAGCCACACACCCCCTGTCCAAACGGCGCCTGTCATGATAAGCCCGGCCCAGCCCCAGCAACAGGCCCTGCCCCCTCAGCCGCCGCCGAGCCAACCACCGGCACCCAAGAGGGAGCGCATAGCG ATCAGAATACGAGACCCCAACCAGGGGGGCCGCGATATCACAGAGGAGATCATGTCCGGGGGAAGGGCCACCTCCACCCCCCCATCACAG TTTTCCACTGCAGAGGGAGAAGGTCCTTCCCAGACCAACGGAGAAGTTACAAAGCCCGTCACTATGATGACGAGAACAG ATGACAACACGGAACCCACAGTTTCCAAAACGATGGCCGCCGTGACCCCGCCTCCTGCGTTGGTGACCCCAGAGCCTGCCACCGTCCCAGCTGAGGCCAAACAGGAAAAAGATAGCCAGGAAGCCCCACCTACCGAACAGATCGTCAGCCAATTGGCTGTCCCCACGGCTGCGGGGAAGGCCGAGGAGGCCATTCCACCAGAGGAAGACCAGGCccctcccacctccccctcccccccggcAGCTCCTACCTCCCCTCCCCCTGTAGAGGTGCAGACaccaccccccaccaccaccatcgcTCAGGTCAGCGACACGGTGGATGCCGGTGTGAGCCTGGCGGGAAAGGCAGTGACTCCCGAAGCTCCTCCCATTGAGGAAGAGCCATCGGCCGCCCCATCAGCCGTCGAGAAGCCTCCTGCCCTGGTAGCGgagaaagaggaggcagagaataAAAAGGAAGAAGtagtagtggtggaggaggagaatgtAGAGAAGGTAATGGAGGAGCCTGTGCTTACCACCAAGCCAGAGGTAGTGGCGCCTGTTACGGTGGCGATCGCTAAAGAACACACTAAACCCGCTCCACGACCTTTGACCCCCGTTGCCAAGGCAACGATCACACACTCCGCCCCGGCCGTGAAGCCGGTGGTGTCTGTGGAAGCACCCACTAAAACTGAGAGCGTGGTCGAGCCGACAGCGCCAAAACAGGAAAATGCTGCTGCTGTGCCCGTGTCTGCCCCTGTTCCTGCCGTCACTCCCTCTGTCCCGGAGGCGGAGCCCGCCATGGCCCAGAAGAGCGAGGCGCAGACGCCACTGTCCAACGGCCTCCCCCAGGAGTACCCCGACGAGGTAGACGCCCCCGTGCCCGCACAAGAGCGGACAGCAATGCCCAACACAGAGCCTGCCGCTCCCACACCTCAGGAAACTGCTAGCCCTGCAGCTGCTGCCGTggcagaggagggggagaaggaggagaaagaggaggatgcagcCACAGTGCCGTTGGCCAGTAGCCCTTCAGAGGACACGTCTATGCAAG CTGCTGTGTCTGTGCCAAAGAAGAAGAGGAACATGAAGGAGCTGAACAAGAAGGAAGCCATTGGAGACATGCTGGATGCCTTCAAAGAG GAGGAGGCGGCAGCGGCTGCCCCCGAGCCCTTGTCCACTCCGGCGGAGCCCAGCCCTGTGGCCCCTCCCCCTTTGGCGACCGCCGACGCGCCAGACGAGAcgtgggaggagaaggaggacaagcAGAACGCTGACACGCCCCCGCTCAAACCAGGCGACCTCAAGTACCAGTACAAAGGAG AGCAATGGAAGCCTATCGACCCGGAGGATAAGAAGAGGTACGACAGGGAGTTCCTGCTGGGCTTCCGGTACATTGGTGCCAGCATGAACAAGCCCGAGGGCCTGCCTCTTATCTGCGATGTGGTGTTGGATAAG gctaATAAGACTCCCATGCGCCCAGCGGAGCCGGGTCGCAACATGATGAACGCCGGGCCAGACTTCACCCCCGCCTTCATGGGTAACCTGGGCAGACAGTCCTCCGGAGGTGGGGGAGGGGGACCACGGGGCCCTGGAAGGGACCATATGGGA ccCCCAGGACCCCGGCGCTCCCAGCAGGGCCAGCGCAAGGAGCCCCGCAAGATCATCATCTCCTCATCGCTAGGTGGCGACGTGGAGCTCAACAAGGCAGAGAAAGCCTGGAAGCCCGCGGTGAAGATGGCGGGGAGCCGCGCGCCCGGCCccgaggaggaggagagcgacGACCCCGAGCAGGCCAAGACCCAGGAGCTGTTCAAGAGGGTCCGCTCCATCCTCAACAAGCTGACCCCTCAGATGTTCCAGCAGCTGATGAAACAGGTCACAGAGCTGACCATCGACACGGAGGAGAGGCTGAAGGGAGTGATCGATCTCATATTTGAGAAGGCCATCTCCGAGCCCAACTTCTCCGTGGCCTACGCCAACATGTGCCGCTGCCTTATGGGG TTGAAAGTGCCCACCACAGACAAGCCGGGGGTGACTGTGAACTTCCGTAAGCTGCTGCTGAACCGCTGTCAGAAGGAGTTTGAGAAGGACCAGGACGATGACGTGATCTTTGAGGCCAAACAGAAGGAGATGGAGGCCGCCAAAGAG GAGGACAAAGCCGGTTTGAAGGCGGCGCTGGAGGATGCGAAGGACAAGGCGCGCCGGCGGTCGCTGGGCAACATCAAGTTCATCGGCGAGCTGTTCAAGCTGAAGATGCTGACGGAGGCCATCATGCACGACTGCATCGTCAAGCTGGTGAAGAACCACGACGAGGAGTCGCTGGAGTGCCTCTGTAGACTGCTGTCCACCATCGGCAAGGACCTGGACTTTGAGAAGGCCAAG CCTCGTATGGACCAGTACTTTGCCCAGATGGACAAGATCATCAAGGAGAAGAAGACCTCGTCCAGGATCCGCTTCATGCTGCAGGACGTCATCGACCTCAGACGG agCGGCTGGGTGCCCCGGCGAGGGGAGCAGGGCCCTAAGACCATAGACCAGATCCACAAGGACGCTGAGCGAGAGGAGCAAATGCAGCTGGTCAAGGTCCAACAGCAGCTTATGTCAAGGAAtgacagtggtggtggtggaggaggtggtggtggaagaggaggaggtggtagcggtggtggtggaggaggaagagacgggAGGGGGGGAGACCgagacagaggaggaagagatCAGGGGGGCCGTGGGGGCCAGCACGGCGGCCAGGGGGCTAGgggcagccagccccaggacgaAGGCTGGAACACAGTGCCCATCTCCACCAAGAACAGACCCATCGATACCAGCCGGCTCAGCAAGATCACCAAG cctggtGCTCTGGACTTCAACAACCAGCTCCTTGCGCCCCAGCTCGGGGGTAAGGGCATGTGGGGCAGCTGGGGCAAGGGCAGCAGTGGAGGCACCACAGGAGCCAAGCCTGCCGCCGGAGCTGAACCAG CAGCGGAGACTGGCCGTCCGGCCACTGGCAACCGTTTCTCTGCCTTGCAGCAGTCTGCTCCACCAGTGTCGTCCTCCGACGCTGACCGCAGGGTCCCCCAGAG GTCCAGCTCCAGTCGTGACCGCGGCGGGGACCGGGACAGGTTCGACCGCTTCGAGCGGCGCGACAGCAGTCGGGACGCCCGCCCGCCTGTCACCAAGCGCAGCTTCAGCCGCGAGACAGAGGAGCGTAGGAGCGATAGTCGCACCCCTACGGAACCCCCCGTCCGGCGTGTAGCCAGCATGTCTGACGACCGGAACAGAGGCAGCCGAGACCGAGGAGGCAGTGGTAGCCGGGACAGGGCTCCTAGTAAGGAGGCTGTTG TGAAGCGTGAGACAGGCCCCACCCCTCCCCCCGCTGCTCCGGCCAAACCGGCCATGACCGAGGAGGAGCTGGACAAGAAGTCCAGAGCCATCATTGAGGAGTACCTCCACCTCAACGACatgaag GAGGCGCTGCAGTGTGTAGGGGAGTTGAACAGCGCCCCGCTGCTCTTTGTGTTTGTGCGGAACGGCCTGGAGGACACTCTGGAGCGCAGCGCCATCGCCAGGGAACGGATGGGCCTGCTGCTGCATTCACTCCTCAAGGCTGGCACCCTGCCCACAACACAGTACTACAAGGG GCTCCAGGAGATCCTGGAGGTGGCTGAGGATATGGCCATAGACATCCCCCACATCTGGCAATACCTGGCTGAGCTCATCACTCCCATGCTTCATGACGGAGGCATCCCCATGGGACAGCTCTTCAG GGAGATCTCCAAGCCCCTGATTCCCTTGGGTAAGGCTGGTCTGCTGCTGGTGCAGATTCTCAACTTACTCTGCAAAGGAATG ACCCATAAGAAGGTGGGTGGTCTGTGGATGGAAGCAGGGCTCAACTGGAGAGACTTCCTGCCAGAGGATGAGGACGTCAATAAGTTTGTGACTGAACAG AAAATTGAGTTTACCCTGGGGGAGGAGTCGGATGAGACCAATCAGAAGAAGCCCATGAGTGGGGAGGAGCTTAGCAAACATCTGGACAGACTGATCCAGGACAAGGCTAACAACCAGCGCATCAGAGACTGggtcgag GCCAACCTGGACGAACAGCAGGCGGCTGCCAACCAGTTTGTGCGTGCTCTGATGACCTCCATTTGCCAGTCAGCTGTTATAT gTGAGAACCCGTACAAAGTGGACGTGGAGCAGATTACCCAGAGGGCCAAGCTGCTGCAGCGGTACCTGAGTGACGAGCATAGGGAGCTGCAGGCCCTTTACGCCCTCCAGGGCCTCATGGTGCACATGGAGCAACCGGCCA ATCTGCTGCGGATGTTCTTTGACGCGCTGTACGACGAGGACGTGATCAAAGAGGAGGCCTTCTACAGGTGGGAGTCCAGCAAAGACCCCGCAGAGCAGACCGGCAAGGGCGTGGCCCTTAAGTCGGTCACCGCCTTCTTCACCTGGCTCCGTGAGGCCGAAGAGGAGTCCGACAAGGACTAA